In one Bartonella grahamii subsp. shimonis genomic region, the following are encoded:
- a CDS encoding VirB4 family type IV secretion/conjugal transfer ATPase: MSIMKRETLPEEYIPYIRYINQHVVALNSRCLMVVMAVEGVNFDTVDIDQLNSLHNQLNTLLKNIADERVALYSHIIRRRETIYPEGHFLSSFATTLDEKYKKKMVSQELYRNDLFISLLWNPAVDKTEQLVSFFQRLGKAKKTQSEPDEEAIRKLEELSQNLMQGLEEYGVRLLSIYEHEGILFSEQSEFLHQLVGGRRERVPLTFGTIASTIYSDRVIFGKEIIEIRHESNERFVGIFGWKEYPSKTRPGMTDGLLTVPFEFILTQSFVFKSKAAASAIMSRKQNQMINAADRASSQIDALDEALDDLESNRFVLGEHHISLAVFADHPKILTENLSKARVHLTNGGAVIAREDLGLEAAWWAQLPGNFSYRARSGAITSRNFAALSPFHSFPVGKLNDNVWGAAVALLKTQAGSPYYFNFHYGDLGNTFVCGPSGSGKTVIINFLLAQLQKHNPTMVFFDKDQGAEIFVRAGGGKYKPLKNGKPTGIAPLKGMEYTEKNKIFLRNWILKLVTAEGQIVTEEERQDIAKAIDSLENLPPTQRSLGALQLFFDNTSKEGIAIRLQRWIRGNDLGWVFDNDQDDLDLNAQFIGYDMTDFLDNEEIRRPLMMYLFHRILDLIDGRRIIIVVDEFWKALEDDSFKAFAQDRLKTIRKQNGMMLFATQSPKDALNSTIAHTIIEQCPTQIFFPNQKANYNDYVEAFKLTEREFELIQSELSRESRRFLVKQGQSSVVAELNLRGMNDEIAVLSGTTKNIELMNEIINEYGAAPDKWLPIFYQRRKNQ, encoded by the coding sequence GCTGTTTAATGGTTGTGATGGCTGTTGAGGGTGTAAATTTTGACACTGTGGATATTGATCAATTAAATTCTTTACACAACCAATTAAATACCCTTTTAAAAAATATCGCAGATGAACGGGTTGCTTTATATTCTCACATCATCCGCCGCCGTGAAACGATTTACCCAGAAGGTCATTTTCTTTCATCTTTTGCAACAACATTAGATGAAAAATATAAAAAGAAAATGGTTTCACAAGAACTGTATAGAAATGATCTGTTTATTTCACTACTTTGGAATCCGGCAGTAGATAAAACAGAACAACTAGTTTCATTTTTTCAGCGCTTGGGCAAAGCGAAGAAAACACAATCTGAACCCGATGAAGAAGCTATTCGTAAACTCGAAGAGTTAAGTCAAAATCTTATGCAAGGTTTGGAAGAATATGGAGTCCGTCTGCTATCAATCTATGAACATGAAGGAATTTTATTTTCTGAACAAAGTGAATTTCTCCACCAGCTAGTGGGGGGAAGACGTGAGCGTGTTCCTCTCACATTTGGAACTATTGCTTCAACGATTTACTCGGATCGTGTTATTTTTGGGAAAGAAATTATCGAAATTCGCCATGAAAGCAATGAACGTTTTGTGGGCATATTTGGATGGAAAGAATACCCTTCTAAAACACGCCCTGGTATGACTGATGGTTTGCTTACGGTACCATTTGAATTCATTTTAACACAATCCTTTGTCTTTAAAAGTAAGGCGGCTGCCAGTGCGATTATGAGCCGCAAGCAAAATCAAATGATCAATGCAGCCGACCGTGCTAGCTCACAAATTGATGCACTGGATGAAGCGCTAGATGATTTAGAATCAAACCGTTTTGTTTTGGGTGAACATCACATTTCTTTAGCTGTTTTTGCTGATCACCCCAAGATATTGACTGAGAACTTATCAAAAGCACGAGTCCATTTAACCAATGGGGGAGCCGTAATTGCCAGAGAAGATTTAGGATTGGAGGCTGCATGGTGGGCACAGCTTCCTGGAAACTTTAGCTATCGTGCCCGTTCAGGCGCCATTACTAGCAGAAACTTTGCCGCTTTATCACCCTTCCATTCTTTCCCCGTTGGCAAACTGAACGATAATGTTTGGGGAGCTGCTGTCGCATTACTAAAAACACAAGCTGGTTCACCTTACTATTTTAATTTTCATTATGGCGATCTTGGAAACACGTTTGTTTGTGGTCCATCGGGATCTGGTAAAACAGTGATTATTAATTTTCTTCTTGCACAATTACAAAAACACAATCCAACAATGGTTTTTTTTGATAAAGATCAAGGAGCGGAGATTTTTGTACGAGCTGGAGGAGGGAAATATAAACCTTTAAAAAATGGAAAACCCACAGGTATTGCTCCCTTAAAGGGCATGGAATACACCGAAAAAAATAAAATCTTTCTTCGTAATTGGATCTTAAAGCTGGTGACCGCTGAAGGGCAAATTGTAACAGAAGAAGAGCGACAAGATATCGCCAAAGCCATCGATTCTTTAGAAAACTTACCCCCAACACAACGCTCTCTTGGTGCCCTTCAACTGTTTTTTGACAACACATCAAAAGAAGGGATTGCCATACGACTGCAACGCTGGATTAGAGGCAATGATTTAGGATGGGTTTTTGATAATGATCAAGATGATCTCGATTTAAATGCGCAGTTTATTGGATATGACATGACCGATTTCTTAGACAATGAAGAAATTCGGCGTCCCTTAATGATGTATCTTTTTCACCGCATTCTTGATTTGATTGATGGGCGGCGCATTATTATTGTCGTTGATGAATTCTGGAAAGCTTTGGAAGATGATTCATTCAAAGCTTTTGCGCAAGATCGGCTAAAAACAATCCGTAAACAAAATGGCATGATGCTTTTTGCAACACAAAGCCCTAAAGATGCTTTGAACTCAACAATCGCGCATACAATTATTGAGCAATGCCCCACCCAAATATTTTTTCCAAATCAAAAAGCAAATTACAATGATTATGTTGAAGCTTTCAAACTCACTGAGCGTGAATTTGAGCTGATACAGTCAGAATTAAGCAGAGAATCCCGTCGTTTTCTCGTCAAACAAGGACAAAGTTCCGTCGTTGCAGAACTTAACTTACGTGGAATGAATGATGAGATCGCCGTTTTAAGCGGTACAACAAAAAACATTGAACTCATGAATGAAATTATCAACGAATATGGAGCTGCCCCTGACAAATGGCTGCCCATATTTTATCAAAGGAGAAAAAATCAATGA